A genomic region of Globicephala melas chromosome 9, mGloMel1.2, whole genome shotgun sequence contains the following coding sequences:
- the FEZF1 gene encoding fez family zinc finger protein 1 isoform X2, with protein MDSSCHNATAKMLATAPARGNMMNTSKPLAFSIERIMARTPEPKALPVPHFLQGAVPKGDPKHSLHLNSSIPCMIPFVPVAYDTSPKAGMTGSEPRKASLEAPAAPAEAPVAPAFSCSELLNCALTLKGDLARDALPLQQYKLPKTYLAERNKLVVPAVEKYPSGVAFKDLSQAQLQHYMKESAQLLSEKIAFKTSDFSRGSPHTKPKVFTCEVCGKVFNAHYNLTRHMPVHTGARPFVCKVCGKGFRQASTLCRHKIIHTQEKPHKCNQCGKAFNRSSTLNTHTRIHAGYKPFVCEFCGKGFHQKGNYKNHKLTHSGEKQFKCNICNKAFHQIYNLTFHMHTHNDKKPFTCPTCGKGFCRNFDLKKHVRKLHDSGLGLPCTSAGEPGADPSPPLQQPLPAPLPPPGPLQPGLPPGHQ; from the exons ATGGACAGTAGCTGCCACAACGCGACTGCCAAAATGTTAGCGACCGCTCCGGCCCGGGGCAACATGATGAACACCTCCAAACCCTTGGCTTTCTCCATCGAAAGAATCATGGCACGCACCCCCGAGCCCAAAGCCCTGCCCGTCCCCCACTTCCTGCAGGGAGCCGTGCCCAAGGGGGACCCCAAGCACTCTCTGCATCTTAACTCGTCGATCCCCTGCATGATCCCCTTCGTGCCCGTGGCGTACGACACGAGCCCTAAGGCGGGAATGACGGGCTCGGAGCCGCGGAAGGCTAGTCTGGAGGCTCCGGCTGCACCTGCAGAAGCGCCCGTGGCGCCCGCGTTCAGCTGCAGCGAGCTGCTCAACTGCGCGCTGACTCTCAAGGGCGACCTGGCCCGCGACGCGCTCCCGCTGCAGCAGTACAAGCTG CCAAAAACGTATTTAGCCGAAAGGAATAAACTGGTGGTCCCGGCGGTGGAGAAGTACCCCTCGGGAGTAGCTTTCAAAGACTTGTCCCAGGCTCAGCTGCAGCATTACATGAAAGAAAGCGCCCAGCTCCTGTCGGAAAAAATAGCGTTCAAAACCTCTGACTTCAGCCGCGGCTCTCCTCATACCAAGCCCAAAGTTTTCACTTGCGAAGTGTGTGGAAAG GTCTTTAACGCGCACTATAACTTAACCCGTCACATGCCGGTGCACACAGGAGCCAGACCCTTCGTTTGCAAAGTTTGTGGAAAGGGCTTCCGGCAAGCCAGCACCCTGTGCAGGCACAAGATCATTCACACCCAG GAAAAACCTCATAAATGTAACCAGTGTGGCAAAGCATTTAATAGAAGTTCTACTTTAAACACGCATACCCGAATACACGCAGGCTACAAACCATTTGTGTGTGAATTCTGTGGCAAAGGATTTCATCAAAAAG GGAATTACAAAAACCACAAGCTGACCCACAGCGGGGAGAAGCAGTTCAAGTGCAATATCTGCAACAAGGCTTTCCACCAGATTTACAACCTCACATTCCACATGCACACCCACAATGACAAGAAGCCCTTCACCTGCCCCACGTGCGGCAAGGGCTTCTGCAGGAACTTTGACCTCAAGAAGCACGTCCGCAAGCTGCACGACAGCGGCCTGGGGCTGCCCTGCACCTCTGCCGGGGAGCCGGGAGCGGACCCGTCCCCCCCTCTACAGCAGCCGCTGCCCGCGCCACTGCCGCCCCCTGGGCCCCTGCAGCCTGGGCTCCCCCCGGGCCACCAGTGA
- the FEZF1 gene encoding fez family zinc finger protein 1 isoform X1 — protein sequence MDSSCHNATAKMLATAPARGNMMNTSKPLAFSIERIMARTPEPKALPVPHFLQGAVPKGDPKHSLHLNSSIPCMIPFVPVAYDTSPKAGMTGSEPRKASLEAPAAPAEAPVAPAFSCSELLNCALTLKGDLARDALPLQQYKLVRPRVVNHSSFHAMGALCYLNRGDGPCHPAAGVNIHPVASYFLSSPLHPQPKTYLAERNKLVVPAVEKYPSGVAFKDLSQAQLQHYMKESAQLLSEKIAFKTSDFSRGSPHTKPKVFTCEVCGKVFNAHYNLTRHMPVHTGARPFVCKVCGKGFRQASTLCRHKIIHTQEKPHKCNQCGKAFNRSSTLNTHTRIHAGYKPFVCEFCGKGFHQKGNYKNHKLTHSGEKQFKCNICNKAFHQIYNLTFHMHTHNDKKPFTCPTCGKGFCRNFDLKKHVRKLHDSGLGLPCTSAGEPGADPSPPLQQPLPAPLPPPGPLQPGLPPGHQ from the exons ATGGACAGTAGCTGCCACAACGCGACTGCCAAAATGTTAGCGACCGCTCCGGCCCGGGGCAACATGATGAACACCTCCAAACCCTTGGCTTTCTCCATCGAAAGAATCATGGCACGCACCCCCGAGCCCAAAGCCCTGCCCGTCCCCCACTTCCTGCAGGGAGCCGTGCCCAAGGGGGACCCCAAGCACTCTCTGCATCTTAACTCGTCGATCCCCTGCATGATCCCCTTCGTGCCCGTGGCGTACGACACGAGCCCTAAGGCGGGAATGACGGGCTCGGAGCCGCGGAAGGCTAGTCTGGAGGCTCCGGCTGCACCTGCAGAAGCGCCCGTGGCGCCCGCGTTCAGCTGCAGCGAGCTGCTCAACTGCGCGCTGACTCTCAAGGGCGACCTGGCCCGCGACGCGCTCCCGCTGCAGCAGTACAAGCTGGTAAGGCCGCGGGTGGTCAACCATTCTTCCTTCCACGCCATGGGAGCCCTGTGCTACCTGAATCGAGGTGACGGCCCGTGCCACCCGGCGGCCGGCGTTAACATCCACCCGGTGGCCTCCTACTTCCTCAGTTCCCCTTTGCACCCGCAGCCAAAAACGTATTTAGCCGAAAGGAATAAACTGGTGGTCCCGGCGGTGGAGAAGTACCCCTCGGGAGTAGCTTTCAAAGACTTGTCCCAGGCTCAGCTGCAGCATTACATGAAAGAAAGCGCCCAGCTCCTGTCGGAAAAAATAGCGTTCAAAACCTCTGACTTCAGCCGCGGCTCTCCTCATACCAAGCCCAAAGTTTTCACTTGCGAAGTGTGTGGAAAG GTCTTTAACGCGCACTATAACTTAACCCGTCACATGCCGGTGCACACAGGAGCCAGACCCTTCGTTTGCAAAGTTTGTGGAAAGGGCTTCCGGCAAGCCAGCACCCTGTGCAGGCACAAGATCATTCACACCCAG GAAAAACCTCATAAATGTAACCAGTGTGGCAAAGCATTTAATAGAAGTTCTACTTTAAACACGCATACCCGAATACACGCAGGCTACAAACCATTTGTGTGTGAATTCTGTGGCAAAGGATTTCATCAAAAAG GGAATTACAAAAACCACAAGCTGACCCACAGCGGGGAGAAGCAGTTCAAGTGCAATATCTGCAACAAGGCTTTCCACCAGATTTACAACCTCACATTCCACATGCACACCCACAATGACAAGAAGCCCTTCACCTGCCCCACGTGCGGCAAGGGCTTCTGCAGGAACTTTGACCTCAAGAAGCACGTCCGCAAGCTGCACGACAGCGGCCTGGGGCTGCCCTGCACCTCTGCCGGGGAGCCGGGAGCGGACCCGTCCCCCCCTCTACAGCAGCCGCTGCCCGCGCCACTGCCGCCCCCTGGGCCCCTGCAGCCTGGGCTCCCCCCGGGCCACCAGTGA